The Paraburkholderia megapolitana genomic sequence CTGCGCGATCACCTCGGGCTGCCGCGACGCGTGAGCCGCTACGCAACTGCAGAAACGGCGTAACCGACAGTTCGCACAGCGGGAGACAGATCATGAGCGATACCACCCAGCAGTTTCCGGGCACGGTCCCCGTGGGCCGTCCTGGTCACCCCGGTCACCCGGCCGATGACACAGCAGGCGCGGAATACGCGCACTACCGGATCGTCCCGGCAAAACATCACGCACGCACGGCAGGAACGGTACTGGCGATCGCGCTGATCGGGATCGTACTGAACTCGGTGCTTGGCAATCCTCGCTGGGGCTGGGGCGTTTTTGCGGAGTGGTTTTTTGCCGGGCCTGTGCTCGAGGGACTCGCGCGCACGCTCGTGCTCACCGGGCTTGGCGCACTGTTCGGTTTCGCGCTCGCGGTCCCGCTCGCACTGGCGCGCGTGTCGCGCTCGCCGCTGCTGGCCGGCTGCGCGTGGGCGTTCATCTGGCTATTCCGCTCGATCCCGCCGATCGTGCTGCTGCTTCTTCTGAACAACCTCGGCTATCTGTACGAGACGATCTGGATCGGCGTGCCGTTCACTCACATCGCGCTGCTGAATCAATCGACCACCGATCTGATCAGCCCATTCTTCGCGGCGGCGCTCGGGCTCACGCTGAACCACGCGGCGTTTTCGGCCGAGGCGATTCGCGGCGGGATTCTGTCCGTCGATCACGGACAGCGTGAAGCTGCTGCCGCACTCGGGTTGCCGGGGACGCGCCAGGTGCGACGCATCGTGTTGCCGCAAGCAATGCGCGCGATCCTGCCCACCGCGTTCAACGACGTGATCGGTCTTGCGAAGGGCACGTCGGTCGTCTACATCCTCGCGATGCCGGATCTGTTCTACACGGTGCAGATCATCTATCACCGCAATCTCGAGGTGATTCCGCTGCTGATGGTCGCAACGGTCTGGTATCTGATCATTCTCACGGTGTTGTCGGCGATCCAGGTTCACATCGAACGGTTCTATGCGCGCGGCGCGACGCGCGAGCAGGTAGTGGCGTCGCCGTTGGCTGCGTTGTTCAAGCACTGGCGCAACGCGCGCGCTGCGGCCCGACTGGCAACGCACGCTCAAACGTCCGATGCGGGCACGACAACCGGCTGGGCGCAGCGGCGCGTCGGCGGCAAGGTGGGTATTCACAATGTATCGAAGAGCTTCGGCGCGCTGAAGGTACTCGATAACATTTCGCTCGCGATTCCCTCGGGCAGTGTCACCGTGATTCTCGGGCAATCGGGCTCGGGTAAATCGACACTGCTGCGCTCGATCAATCACCTCGAGCGCGTCGACGACGGCTTCATCGACATCGACGGCGATCTGATCGGCTATCGCCGCGACGGACGCACGCTCTACGAGCTCAAGGAGAAAGACGTCCTGCAACGGCGCCGTGCCGATGTCGGCATGGTGTTCCAGAGCTTCAACCTGTTTCCGCACCTGAGCGTGCTCGACAACATCGTCGAGGCGCCGCTGGCATCGGGCGTACCGCGCGGGCAGGCGGAAGCCGAA encodes the following:
- a CDS encoding amino acid ABC transporter permease/ATP-binding protein encodes the protein MSDTTQQFPGTVPVGRPGHPGHPADDTAGAEYAHYRIVPAKHHARTAGTVLAIALIGIVLNSVLGNPRWGWGVFAEWFFAGPVLEGLARTLVLTGLGALFGFALAVPLALARVSRSPLLAGCAWAFIWLFRSIPPIVLLLLLNNLGYLYETIWIGVPFTHIALLNQSTTDLISPFFAAALGLTLNHAAFSAEAIRGGILSVDHGQREAAAALGLPGTRQVRRIVLPQAMRAILPTAFNDVIGLAKGTSVVYILAMPDLFYTVQIIYHRNLEVIPLLMVATVWYLIILTVLSAIQVHIERFYARGATREQVVASPLAALFKHWRNARAAARLATHAQTSDAGTTTGWAQRRVGGKVGIHNVSKSFGALKVLDNISLAIPSGSVTVILGQSGSGKSTLLRSINHLERVDDGFIDIDGDLIGYRRDGRTLYELKEKDVLQRRRADVGMVFQSFNLFPHLSVLDNIVEAPLASGVPRGQAEAEARELLARVGLADKADAWPRQLSGGQQQRVAIARALALKPKVLLFDEPTSALDPELVNEVLDVIRQLARSGTTLIIVTHEIGFAREVADTIVFMDGGRIVETGSPASVLGDPAQARTREFLSKVL